The Leptospira stimsonii genome includes the window CGGAGGTGATATCAATATTTCTAATTATATCGATCTCCAAGACCGTTATTATACCGTATTCTTAAACGCGGACGCAATGGGAAAATCGATGCAGGGGGCGGGTGGAGCGCTGGTCCTCGGCGCCGTTTTCGAATCCATAATCGAAAGGACAAGAATGGCGACGACGATGAAGGAACAATCCCCGGAACGTTGGTTAAAAAACGCATTCTTAGAATTGCATAAAGTGTTTGAAAGTTTCGACGGTTCGATGCTCGTCTCTCTCGTGTTAGGTGTTGTCGACGACGAAGCCGGGTTGATGTATTTTATAAACGCGGAACATCCGTGGACCGTTTTATACAGGGACGGAATCGCAAGTTTTATCGAAGACGATCTGATGTTTCGTAAACTGGGAACCACCGGGATGGAAGGAACCGTTTTTATTAAGACGTTTCAGATGGAGCCGGGCGACGTTATCATTGCGGGATCCGATGGACGGGACGATATCTTGCTCGGAATGGATCGCGAAGGTGGAAGAATCATCAACGACGATGAAAAGGAATTTTTGAGAAAAGTCGAAGAAGCGCGCGGGGAATTACAAGGAATCTATGAAGGAATTCACAATCACGGAGCGCTTACCGACGACCTTTCTTTGGTCCGGGTTTCGTTTAAGGAGAATTTGAGCGAGTCGAAAATCGCACAAGCTCACGAAAGAGATCAGATTCGTGAACTTCTAAAAAAAGCGAAAGAAGGAGCGAACAATAAGGAAATCGAAGAAGCAATTTCTTTTCTGGAACAGGCGGAAACGTTAAACAATCAGATTCCCGAAGTCAAAAAATTGTTCGTTAGTCTTTTCCTCAAAAAGAAAGATTATAGAAACGCGGCGCTTTATGCGGAAGATTATTTGAATCTAAAACCCGTAGACAAAGAAATTCTTTATATAGCCTCGACAGCGGCGAGAAAGTCGGGAAGTTTTCAAAAGGCTCTCGATTTCGGGGAAAGGTTGAAGCTGAGAGAGCCGACTCATATTAAGAATTTGGTCAATCTCGCTCAAATTTATATCGCTCTGAAAAACTACAAACGCGCTATGGAGATGGTCGACATCGCCTTGACGGTAGACCCGCACCACGAAGTGATCTTAAAGATTCAGGAAATTCTGAGAAAGTATTCTCACAATCTTGCAGAGAGCGAAACTTGAGTTCGCTTCCTCATTGAGGATGAATCTTTACTTCGCTTTTGATCGAATTGGAAATAAAACAATTTCGATGTGCCTTTTCATGAAGCTCGATTAGGGCTTCTTGGTCCGGGATTTTTTCTCCTTCGAATGTCACCTTAGGGTAAAGGTCGATTTTAGTGACGACCATTTTCCCTTCCGAGTTCTTTTCGAGAATGGCGATCGCCTTATCCTCGTAAGCGGAAACTATATAACGACTTTTTGCGGCCACGGCAAGAAATGTCAAAAAATGACAACTGCAAACGGAGGAGGCCAAAAGTTCTTCCGGATTTGCGTATTCCGATTTACCGTACGTTTCCGTCGTAGAAGAGCCGTTCAGCGTTTGTCCGCCCGCATACTGGAGGATATGAGTCCGATCATAGGAGTCATATTTGAAATCTTCCGGTCCTTTTTTCCAATTTAAGCCAATTGTGTGTTCGGACATGTTTAAACCTTCTTATTTATAAAAAACAACCAAATCTAATCTCGAATCAAGGATAAATTTTTTCCGAATATACCATCTCTTTTTTTCTTTGAGACCGAAGGAAAAGAGAGAAAAGCGATCGGAAACTTTCTTTTGATTTTGATTGATGCGGATTCTCAGAAAAATCGCAAACAAAGAAATATTAAGAAAGTTAAGAATACGGGAAACTTAAATTTGGAAATGTGATTTTTCAAATTCTTCAATGAAGAGCTTACGCCTAATAAATTATAAATTGCAGAATATAGAAAAACCATTGATTTTTCAAAGTAAATTCTCGTCATTAGTAACATGTCCTCGAAGCAAGAATCGAAAAGAAAAACAGACGAAGAAATCATTGCGTTTGGTCCGGCGTATATCAACTGGATCCGTCTCGGCTTAATTTTATTATACTATTCATCCATCGCAATCGGTTGGAAAAGAACCAATGCCGTTCAGAATACGTTGTATCTGGTTGGGACGACGGCGATGTTGTTCTACTTCCTTTATAGTTTTTTTAAGATTAGAACGAGCGGAAGTATTTCTAATCTCTTGAGTAAGGTTTTTGTTGTCGCCGATGTACTTGTTTTGTTTCTCGTGATGGTTGGTGCCGCGATGGATGTTCCTGAATTTACTTCGGGGATGGTAAAGAGTCCGGTTCTTTACGGAATCAGTTACCTATATATCATTTCTTCCGGTCTTCTTTTGGCACCGAATTTTATTCTTTTGATCGGAGGTTTATCCGTTCTTTCGAATATTATTGTCGTTTCGACTGCAACTCAATACGGATTGATTTTAACCGAAGATAGAAAACTTGCGAATTCCTTGGGATATGTTTCCGTTTCGGAACAAGTAACCAAGATTCTTTTTATCATGGCTTGCGCTCTGATAATTAGAACCCTTGTAAAACTTTTCATTAGTTTGAGAGGGAATTCAGAATACAGACAAAAAGAAGTAGAAGAATCTCATAAGGTGATTGCGGAGAGAAGCAACAAAATGCGGGAATCTGCACTTTATCTCAAAGAATCCTCAAAGAATCTGAAAGAATTCATGTCCGATTTTTCTCTTCTTGTTTCAACTCACGCTTCCTCTTTTGAAGAGATCAGTTCTACGATGGAAGAATTCCAGTCGCAAACCGAAAGTTCGGCTGACAATGTTAAAAATCAGTTTAGCAATATTGAAACCTTAATCGATCACAGTTCGAATTTAAAATCCATCATCGAAAGGATTTCTCAATTCAATCAGACCTTGGACCAAAGTTTGGAAAAAGTTCGAAAATCCGGATCGATGGTAACTGGCTTTGTCGAAGAACTTTCCAAGTCTCTTTCTTCCCTCGGAGATTCTTTTAGAAGTGTGGGAGAAGTGAATCGGATCATGTCCGAAGTCGCGGATCGAACCAACTTACTTTCTCTCAACGCTTCGATCGAAGCGGCGAGAGCAGGCGAGGCCGGAAAAGGTTTTGCCGTGGTCGCGCAAGAAGTTTCCAAACTCGCCGAAAGTAGCGCCGGAAATGCGGATTTAATTTCCAAGATCATCAGAGATTCTTCCAATCACGTTGTGACAGGTCAGAAATCGGCTGAAACAACCGCCGGTCACGTAAAGGAACAGGATACTTTGTTTCAGGATTTATTCGCTCGTTTTGATGAGTTTACGAAGATGTTCGAAGAACAAAAAAGAATCAATTCACTGTTTTTCTCAACGTTAGATCACCTCCGATCTTTATCTTCCGAAATCGAACTTTCTTCTTCGGAACAAAAATTAGGACTTCACGGAATCGTAGAAGCGATCGCTTCTCTCCAGACTTCGATGGAATCCTTGATGGAAAAGAGTGAAAATCTTTCCGAGATCGTAAAAGAACTCGAAGTGCAAGCGGATACTCTTACGAAATCGGAAACGCTCTAACTCGCGACAAAGAGAATTTGAGAAAAATCAAATCTTCTTGCAAGGCGAGCGTTTTCTTCTCAAATGTCTTCGATTTTCGTCCTTCAAAGAGAAAGAAATTCAAAAGAAATCGAATTTCGATCCGTTACGATCTTAAATTCTTAAGATACATAATTTTAGAAATCGATACGAGGCTTTTGGACGAAAGTTTTTCATTTCGGAAAGAATATGAGAATACATTCAGTTTCGATTTTATTCCTGAATTCAGCTTCGGACTTCAAAGAACGGGAATTGGATTCTTATAACCCTGTTTTTTGAACAGATTGTGTCTGTTTATTTCAGTTGTCATTCTACCCTTTTTCAAATGTTTAGTAAAAAGGAACACTCGAGGAAAGGGAAAATGGCAAATATTTATTACGACGCCGATTGTGATTTAAGTTCACTCAAAGGTAAAACCATTGCAGTGATCGGCTACGGAAGCCAGGGACACGCCCAGGCTCAAAACATGAAGGATTCCGGACTAAAAGTTATCATCGGTCTGAAAGAAGGATCCAAATCAGTACAAGACGCTAAAAATGCAGGTTTCGAAGTATATAGCGTCGCAGAAGCTTCACAAAAAGCAGACATCATTCAAATTTTAGCTCCGGATACGATTCAGGCGGATCTTTACAAAAAGGATATCGAACCCAATCTGAAAAAAGGCGATGCTCTCGTTTTCTCTCACGGGTTTAATATTCATTACGATTTTATCCAACCTCCAAAAGACGTGGACGTTTATATGGTGGCTCCGAAAGGACCAGGTCACCTTGTAAGAAGAGTTTACACCGAAGGTGGTGGGGTTCCATGTTTGATCGCGATCTATCAAGATTCTACCGGTGAGGCGAAAAAAAGAGCCCTCGCACACGCCGCTGGCGTCGGTGGCGGACGTGCTGGAATTTTGGAAACTTCTTTCCGTGAAGAAACCGAGACGGACCTTTTCGGTGAACAAGTCGTTCTCTGCGGCGGTCTCTCCAACTTGATTATGGCGGGTTTTGAAACCTTGACCGAAGCAGGTTACGATCCTGAGATCGCATACTTTGAATGCCTTCACGAAGTGAAATTGATCACAGATTTGATTTACGAAGGTGGTCTTGCGAGAATGAGATTCTCCATTTCCGATACTGCGGAATACGGCGATTACGTTAGCGGTCCTCGAGTGATCGACGCGGGCGTAAAACAAAGAATGAAAGAAGTTCTGAACGATATTCAAAAAGATAAAGGCGCAAAATTCGCGAATAACTGGATGGCCGAAACAAAAGCAGGTTATCCAAACTTTAAGAATATGAGAGATAAGAACGCCGCGCACCCGATCGAATCGGTGGGCAAAAAATTGAGAAGCATGATGAAATGGTTATCTAAATAATCATTTTATTTCATTTCTTTCTAAATGAAACCCGGTAAGAGAAATCTTCCGGGTTTTTTTATTTCCGGAAGAATCAAATTCGTTTTTCCGAAATGATTCGTTCGTTTCCTATTTAGTTCCAATCTTAGAAAGGAAAACGGCGCGATTGGTCCTCTTCAATATCAAGGCGGGCCTGGATCGTATGGAATATTAGAATCCTCTAAACTCAGAGATCGGCAAATTTAATTTAAAGTCGGATCGGTTGAACGGCTGATTTTGATATTCTCCGTTTATTTCCTTTGTTTTCATCGGGAGATTCATTTCCTCGTTTGTTTCAAAATGGAATTAGAATAGATCCTTGAAATAGTATTTGTAAGCAGGCGAAAACTTTATTTTGTATCCTATGAAGTCTTATTCGCCATATTGAAATGATACACACGATCGCTTTAATATATTTATATATTCTATTTATTTAATTTAAATTTTTGGTTCCGAATAAGTCGTAAAAAATATCCGTTTCGAATCGTGTTTGACTCCTTCGAAGCACTTCCTAAGTAGTATTCGTTTCATAAAAAGAAGATGAAATATGGTTTTCATTCTGAAGTAAGGGCAATCCTGTAGAAGAAAAAAAGGAGTATTGGAATGTTTCAAAAATTTTTAAAAGTCGGTGTCATCCTCGTTTTTACCATTGTTGCTCAAAATGTAAGCGCGAAGTCGATTGCGTTCGGAAGTTTCGGATGCAGTTTGATTTGGGGCAGTTAGGCGGAACCATCGAAAAGGACGGCTTGGATGCGGCGAACTACTATCCTGTGACTGCGACGGATGGGACAACCGGAGTTGCGACTCGAAGAGCGGTGATTCCTGAAAATCGTTTGCAAACCTTAGAGAATACGACCGCTGGTATGATCAATGTGAATCACAACAGCGCAATGACCGGTCTAGTTTTTTCGGCTGGTTACGAACGCGATTTAGGTAAAAATTTTTTCGTTCGAGTTGCGACAAACTATACGCAAAAGGTTATGGGTGGAGATACGGAAGCAAAAGCGCTTGGCTTCAAATTCTACGATATCGTTTGGGATTACGACGCCGTTCAAATACCGATCAACTTTGGAATCTAAGCCTCGGATTCGGAAGATACTTCCGTTTATATCGGAGGTGGTTTTCACTATTTCAAAGGCGGATGGAGTTTATCCGGTTCTAATAATTCCTGAACGTAACATGACGGCTTAGTAATGTTAGGTCTACCTTCTACCCTCGCAAATTTAGTCGCTGATGGAACTTCTCCTTCCGCAGTTTGGGAAGACGTCCGCTTTTAGTGTAGGCGGTTTCGCACCGAATTCGCTGATCGGTGCTCAGACGAGAGTGACCGATAAAGGTTTTGTTTTTATGGAAGCGGAAACTCTTTATTCTGAGAAACTGGGAACGGGACATACGCAATCCGCAGGAGGAATCGTCAGTTTAGCTCCTTCCCCGGCTTATCCGATCGTTTTAGGTGGAACGCAATATCGAATTGGATACAAGCACGAACTCTAAAATTTACGATTTGATTTTTATTGGAAAGGGTGAGGAACCCTTTCCTTTTTTGAGCTAGAGACTAGGTAAATCCTTGTTCCTTTGGAACTATAAGCTCTTTTTTGAACTTATTTTAGAAACTTCCTTTCGCACTTAAAATCGTAACTAAAAGTATTCCTTTTTTGAAAGAAACAGACAGAAAATTCATCACATCGTCGAATTCTTTTTCGGTTTCTAAGATTTTTCGAAAACGGAACCATTCTTTTTGAATGGAAAATTCTTTCCTAATTTCTTAAGAAGGAATTCTTCCCTTAAAAAAATAATGACAAAAGGATTTCTTTTGTTACCCTGATTCCATTCTCAATCAT containing:
- the ilvC gene encoding ketol-acid reductoisomerase: MANIYYDADCDLSSLKGKTIAVIGYGSQGHAQAQNMKDSGLKVIIGLKEGSKSVQDAKNAGFEVYSVAEASQKADIIQILAPDTIQADLYKKDIEPNLKKGDALVFSHGFNIHYDFIQPPKDVDVYMVAPKGPGHLVRRVYTEGGGVPCLIAIYQDSTGEAKKRALAHAAGVGGGRAGILETSFREETETDLFGEQVVLCGGLSNLIMAGFETLTEAGYDPEIAYFECLHEVKLITDLIYEGGLARMRFSISDTAEYGDYVSGPRVIDAGVKQRMKEVLNDIQKDKGAKFANNWMAETKAGYPNFKNMRDKNAAHPIESVGKKLRSMMKWLSK
- a CDS encoding OsmC family protein — translated: MSEHTIGLNWKKGPEDFKYDSYDRTHILQYAGGQTLNGSSTTETYGKSEYANPEELLASSVCSCHFLTFLAVAAKSRYIVSAYEDKAIAILEKNSEGKMVVTKIDLYPKVTFEGEKIPDQEALIELHEKAHRNCFISNSIKSEVKIHPQ
- a CDS encoding porin OmpL1; amino-acid sequence: MELLLPQFGKTSAFSVGGFAPNSLIGAQTRVTDKGFVFMEAETLYSEKLGTGHTQSAGGIVSLAPSPAYPIVLGGTQYRIGYKHEL
- a CDS encoding methyl-accepting chemotaxis protein, whose translation is MSSKQESKRKTDEEIIAFGPAYINWIRLGLILLYYSSIAIGWKRTNAVQNTLYLVGTTAMLFYFLYSFFKIRTSGSISNLLSKVFVVADVLVLFLVMVGAAMDVPEFTSGMVKSPVLYGISYLYIISSGLLLAPNFILLIGGLSVLSNIIVVSTATQYGLILTEDRKLANSLGYVSVSEQVTKILFIMACALIIRTLVKLFISLRGNSEYRQKEVEESHKVIAERSNKMRESALYLKESSKNLKEFMSDFSLLVSTHASSFEEISSTMEEFQSQTESSADNVKNQFSNIETLIDHSSNLKSIIERISQFNQTLDQSLEKVRKSGSMVTGFVEELSKSLSSLGDSFRSVGEVNRIMSEVADRTNLLSLNASIEAARAGEAGKGFAVVAQEVSKLAESSAGNADLISKIIRDSSNHVVTGQKSAETTAGHVKEQDTLFQDLFARFDEFTKMFEEQKRINSLFFSTLDHLRSLSSEIELSSSEQKLGLHGIVEAIASLQTSMESLMEKSENLSEIVKELEVQADTLTKSETL